One window from the genome of Pyrus communis chromosome 16, drPyrComm1.1, whole genome shotgun sequence encodes:
- the LOC137721227 gene encoding uncharacterized protein isoform X1: MVRIHVKRGEGSDQKEFLYDCASTSPIDEIAPEISRISNLQTKIDRLVLELEPRLELLHGDAKAASLLRALSEAKSYASKDQVVYNKPLSYHVLRNHIQALQRELKAVSEFQELLGGIEFGGEDSSRLCWAGKVLDGSKRLCDYIGSNEKTKIVIKLQSTDSCPA, encoded by the exons ATGGTTCGAATCCACGTGAAGCGCGGCGAGGGCTCCGACCAGAAGGAGTTCCTCTACGACTGCGCAAGCACTTCGCCAATTGACGAGATTGCCCCCGAAATCTCCCGAATTTCCAATCTCCAAACCAAGATCGACCGCCTGGTTCTCGAGCTCGAACCTCGTCTGGAACTCCTCCATGGCGACGCAAAag CTGCTTCTCTCCTCAGAGCTCTATCCGAAGCCAAATCCTACGCTTCCAAG GACCAGGTTGTATACAATAAGCCTTTGTCTTACCATGTACTGAGAAACCACATACAAGCTTTGCAGAGAGAACTCAAAGCGGTTTCTGAGTTTCAGGAACTATTGGGAG GCATTGAATTTGGCGGGGAGGATTCGAGTCGGCTTTGTTGGGCCGGGAAAGTGCTCGATGGGAGTAAACGGTTGTGTGATTATATTGGAAGCAATGAAAAAACTAAG ATTGTTATCAAGCTGCAGTCAACTGACTCGTGTCCTGCATAA
- the LOC137720023 gene encoding ankyrin repeat-containing protein ITN1-like: MASPIEQGGDGDLEKGPMTAQPNQNSLAEPSPSPSPSSTTSAPALVLSNSGKRMDQAGKKKYLKQVTGRHNDTELHLAAQRADLAAVKKILGDIDSQIVGTVSGAEFDTEVAEVRAAVVNEVNELGETALFTAADKGHLDVVKELLKYSNRETVTKKNRSGFDPLHAAASQGHHAIVQVLLDHDPGLSKTIGPSNSTPLISAAHKGHIAVVDELLSKDSTLLEISKSNGKNALHLAARQGHTEIVSALLTKDPQLARRTDKKGQTALHMAVKGTNCEVVKLLLEADPAIVMLPDKFGNTALHIATRKKRAEIVNELLLLPDTNVNALNRDTKTALDIADALPLSEESSEIRGCLYRYGAVKANELNQPRDELRKTVTQIKNDVHIQLEQTRKTNKNVHNISKELRKLHREGINNATQSVTVVAVLFATVAFAAIFTVPGGDNNDGTAVAVKSTPFKIFFIFNAIALFTSLAVVVVQITLVRGETKAEKQVVEIINKLMWLASVCTSVAFIASSYIVVGRRHKWAAILVTVVGGMIMAAVLGTMTYYVVKSKRIRSMRKKHPKRSGSNSWMHSDHSNSEIERIYAL, encoded by the exons atggcgTCCCCAATCGAACAAg GAGGTGATGGGGATTTAGAGAAGGGTCCGATGACTGCACAGCCAAACCAGAACTCTCTGGCGGAGCCATCGCCGTCGCCGTCTCCGTCTTCCACGACGTCGGCGCCGGCTTTGGTGCTTTCCAACTCCGGAAAGCGGATGGACCAGGCGGGGAAGAAAAAGTACTTGAAGCAGGTCACCGGGCGGCACAACGACACGGAGCTCCACTTGGCGGCTCAGCGCGCGGATCTAGCCGCCGTGAAGAAGATTCTCGGCGATATCGATTCGCAGATTGTGGGGACAGTTAGCGGTGCGGAGTTTGATACGGAGGTGGCTGAGGTTCGGGCGGCGGTGGTGAATGAGGTCAATGAGCTGGGAGAGACGGCTTTGTTCACGGCGGCGGATAAAGGGCACCTTGATGTGGTTAAGGAGCTGTTGAAATATTCGAATCGGGAGACCGTTACGAAGAAGAACCGGTCCGGGTTTGATCCCTTGCATGCTGCTGCAAGTCAAGGACACCACG CCATTGTTCAGGTGCTCCTAGATCATGACCCTGGGCTAAGCAAAACAATTGGTCCATCGAATTCAACCCCACTTATATCTGCAGCTCATAAAGGGCATATAGCGGTAGTTGATGAACTGCTCTCGAAAGATTCTACCTTGTTGGAGATTTCTAAATCAAATGGGAAGAATGCATTGCATCTGGCTGCAAGACAGGGGCATACAGAGATTGTAAGCGCATTGCTAACTAAGGATCCACAGTTGGCACGAAGAACTGACAAGAAAGGGCAAACTGCATTGCATATGGCTGTAAAAGGGACGAACTGCGAGGTGGTGAAATTGCTTCTTGAGGCAGACCCCGCAATTGTAATGCTGCCAGACAAATTTGGTAACACAGCATTACATATTGCCACCAGGAAGAAGCGAGCAGAG ATAGTGAATGAGTTATTACTCCTCCCAGACACCAATGTTAATGCACTGAACAGGGATACAAAAACGGCTCTTGACATTGCTGATGCACTTCCACTTTCCGAAGAATCCTCAGAAATAAGGGGTTGTCTTTATCGCTATGGTGCTGTCAAGGCAAATGAACTGAACCAACCAAGGGATGAATTGAGGAAAACGGTCACTCAGATCAAGAACGATGTTCATATCCAGCTTGAACAAACAAGGAAAACCAACAAAAATGTTCACAATATATCCAAAGAGCTGAGAAAGCTCCACAGGGAAGGAATCAACAACGCCACCCAGTCAGTCACTGTGGTGGCTGTTCTATTCGCAACAGTTGCCTTTGCAGCTATCTTTACGGTGCCTGGCGGTGATAATAATGATGGGACTGCCGTGGCAGTTAAGAGCACTCCTTTCaaaatcttcttcattttcaatgCCATTGCCCTTTTTACGTCGCTGGCTGTTGTGGTTGTCCAAATTACCTTGGTCAGAGGCGAGACAAAGGCGGAGAAACAGGTGGTGGAGATAATCAACAAGTTGATGTGGCTGGCTTCAGTCTGCACTTCAGTGGCATTCATAGCCTCCTCTTACATAGTGGTTGGCCGGCGCCATAAGTGGGCCGCCATTCTGGTAACAGTCGTTGGGGGAATGATAATGGCTGCTGTTCTCGGCACCATGACATACTACGTGGTGAAGTCGAAGCGGATACGTTCCATGAGGAAGAAGCACCCGAAGAGGAGCGGTTCCAACTCGTGGATGCACTCTGACCATTCAAATTCGGAAATCGAACGGATTTATGCCCTTTGA
- the LOC137721227 gene encoding uncharacterized protein isoform X2: MVRIHVKRGEGSDQKEFLYDCASTSPIDEIAPEISRISNLQTKIDRLVLELEPRLELLHGDAKAASLLRALSEAKSYASKVVYNKPLSYHVLRNHIQALQRELKAVSEFQELLGGIEFGGEDSSRLCWAGKVLDGSKRLCDYIGSNEKTKIVIKLQSTDSCPA, translated from the exons ATGGTTCGAATCCACGTGAAGCGCGGCGAGGGCTCCGACCAGAAGGAGTTCCTCTACGACTGCGCAAGCACTTCGCCAATTGACGAGATTGCCCCCGAAATCTCCCGAATTTCCAATCTCCAAACCAAGATCGACCGCCTGGTTCTCGAGCTCGAACCTCGTCTGGAACTCCTCCATGGCGACGCAAAag CTGCTTCTCTCCTCAGAGCTCTATCCGAAGCCAAATCCTACGCTTCCAAG GTTGTATACAATAAGCCTTTGTCTTACCATGTACTGAGAAACCACATACAAGCTTTGCAGAGAGAACTCAAAGCGGTTTCTGAGTTTCAGGAACTATTGGGAG GCATTGAATTTGGCGGGGAGGATTCGAGTCGGCTTTGTTGGGCCGGGAAAGTGCTCGATGGGAGTAAACGGTTGTGTGATTATATTGGAAGCAATGAAAAAACTAAG ATTGTTATCAAGCTGCAGTCAACTGACTCGTGTCCTGCATAA
- the LOC137721226 gene encoding probable membrane-associated kinase regulator 4 has translation MAVHHLSCDHADDDYIDMDVGSYSASLSHSMSSPPHPREFEFQMSSTSLKRYSPSTSPADELFYKGKLLPLQLPPRLQMVEKLLQNSHSGFDHRKDMFEEFYSTPLATTAPTPTTTSTPFESCNISPSESCQVSRELNPEEYILEYSTEGSGFTNETPKKSWTKKFRQSLLGSKLKASRAYFKSLFGKSGCSDESSAAAARNADGGMVFKSEDLCKYVKTSKKTPFGQIQREKYQMSASGARSFSKAKVIEDGPGLHRRSFSLAIKRNSTKISTSSSSSSGSSSSSNHSNGTQELQFLKRCNSASSEIESSIQGAIAHCKQSQQPFSSRKTVSEVGFYSLSSSRIAACEDQERPELCTG, from the coding sequence ATGGCTGTACACCACCTATCCTGTGACCATGCAGACGATGACTACATCGACATGGATGTCGGTTCGTACTCTGCCTCCCTCAGCCATTCCATGAGCTCCCCTCCACACCCCAGAGAGTTTGAGTTTCAAATGTCATCCACTTCTTTGAAGAGGTATTCCCCCTCAACCTCTCCAGCTGATGAGCTCTTTTACAAAGGGAAGCTCCTTCCCCTCCAACTCCCCCCGCGCTTACAAATGGTCGAAAAACTACTGCAAAACTCCCACTCTGGTTTCGATCACCGAAAAGATATGTTTGAAGAATTCTATAGCACTCCATTGGCCACCACTGCCCCAACTCCAACCACAACCAGCACCCCATTTGAGTCCTGCAATATCTCACCTTCGGAGTCTTGCCAGGTTAGCAGAGAGCTGAACCCAGAAGAGTATATTTTGGAGTACTCAACTGAAGGGAGCGGCTTCACGAATGAAACCCCAAAAAAGTCTTGGACCAAAAAGTTCAGGCAGTCATTGCTTGGTTCAAAGCTGAAGGCTTCCCGGGCATACTTCAAGTCTCTGTTTGGCAAATCTGGTTGCTCGGACGAGTCCAGTGCAGCTGCTGCCAGGAATGCAGATGGAGGAATGGTTTTCAAATCTGAGGATTTATGTAAATATGTGAAGACATCCAAGAAAACCCCATTTGGACAAATTCAGAGAGAGAAATACCAGATGTCTGCTTCTGGCGCGAGGAGcttcagcaaagccaaggtcATTGAGGATGGTCCTGGTCTCCACAGGAGATCGTTCTCACTGGCCATCAAAcggaattcaacaaagatcTCAACatcctcttcatcatcttcgggctcttcttcatcttcaaatcattccaATGGAACTCAGGAGCTGCAGTTTCTGAAGAGATGCAACAGTGCAAGTTCCGAAATTGAGAGTTCAATTCAGGGGGCAATTGCACATTGCAAGCAGTCTCAGCAACCTTTTAGTTCAAGAAAGACCGTCAGTGAAGTTGGGTTCTACTCATTGTCATCTTCGAGGATAGCAGCTTGTGAGGACCAAGAAAGACCAGAGCTTTGTACGGGCTGA